In Defluviimonas aquaemixtae, the sequence GGCGCATAGCCATTGAGATCTTCCCGGCGATGTCTATGGGGGGCAAGCCGACCGAGCTTTACGGACAGGTTCGCGACGGCACCGCCGATATCGTCTGGACACTTCTCGGCTACACACCTGGCGTGTTCCCGCGCACGGAAGTGTTCGAACTTCCCCTCGTCCATGCCGGGTCTGCGACCGACACAACGATCGCGCTGAACGCCTCGCTCGACATGCTCGCCGAAGATTTCAAGGACGTGCATGTCTTGTTCCTGCATGCCCATGACGGCAATCTCATCCACTCGGCGACGACAGCGATCCGCACCTTCGAGGATGCCGCCGGCCAGAAGCTACGCACGCCCAGCCGCTCGGGCGCCTGGGTCATCGAGGCAATGGGCGCGGAGCCGGTCGGCATGCCGGTCCCGGCGCTGCCCGAGGCGATGTCGAAAGGCGTTGTGGACGGCGCGCTGATCCCATATGAAATTGCGCCCGCGCTGAAACTGCAGGAGCTCGATAAGTTCACGACCGAGTTGCCGGACGGAGGGCGCCTTGGCACATCCGTCTTCATGGTAGCTATGAACAAGGATGTCTACGAGGCGCTTTCGGACGATCTGAAAGCGGTGATCGATGCCAATTCCCGCACCAACATATCAGCCGAGATCGGTGCCATGTGGGAAGATTTCGAGCAGGGTGGAATCGATGTTCTCGCCTCGGCCGGTGTCGAGAGGATCGTCGTGTCGGAAGAGGAGGCTGCCAAGTTCAACGCGGCGAACGAAACCGTCGTGGGCCGCTGGGTCGACGAAGTGACAGCCAACGGCATCGACGGCGCGGCAATCGTCGAACAGGCTCGCGCGGCCGTGGCCGCCGCGAAGGCCGGAAACTGATCCGGATACCAGGGGGACCGTACCGTCCCCGACCCGAACTACCTGAGTCAGGGAGGGAGCCATGCCCGTCATTCTGGGGCGCTTGGCGGATGCCTTTGCCGTGCTTGGCGGCGCCATCCTGCTGATCATCGTCGGCGTCACGACTGCGAATGCCGGGGCATTCATCCTCGACCGCATCGCGGCCTTCTTCAGCGCCGATGTGGCGGGACTGCCGGGCTACGAGGACTTCGTGCAGCTCATGATCAGTGGTGCCGCCCTGATGTTCTTTCCCTATTGCCAGGCCCATCGCGGTCACGTCTCGGTGGACCTCTTC encodes:
- a CDS encoding TRAP transporter substrate-binding protein, with protein sequence MNRILKLICATAMASVVGSAAPAQEVTLTLHHFLPPVANAHKVMLAPWAEKVSADSGGRIAIEIFPAMSMGGKPTELYGQVRDGTADIVWTLLGYTPGVFPRTEVFELPLVHAGSATDTTIALNASLDMLAEDFKDVHVLFLHAHDGNLIHSATTAIRTFEDAAGQKLRTPSRSGAWVIEAMGAEPVGMPVPALPEAMSKGVVDGALIPYEIAPALKLQELDKFTTELPDGGRLGTSVFMVAMNKDVYEALSDDLKAVIDANSRTNISAEIGAMWEDFEQGGIDVLASAGVERIVVSEEEAAKFNAANETVVGRWVDEVTANGIDGAAIVEQARAAVAAAKAGN
- a CDS encoding TRAP transporter small permease, which translates into the protein MPVILGRLADAFAVLGGAILLIIVGVTTANAGAFILDRIAAFFSADVAGLPGYEDFVQLMISGAALMFFPYCQAHRGHVSVDLFMERMPQVLRRQIDRAWLGLTAGMALFLAYWMIYGLIEARADGVLTSVLGWPVWPFYLPGIASMILWALVAMSQLGEGARHA